From the genome of Novipirellula aureliae, one region includes:
- a CDS encoding xylulokinase has product MKYLLGFDVGSSSVKASLLEVESGKCAGTAFYPKTEQKIDSPEVGFAEQDPQQWFDCAVLALKDAMSDAHAEPDDVVAIGIAYQMHGLVCVDKAQNVLRPAIIWCDSRAVPYGEAAFEAIGSEPCLSHLMNSPGNFTAAKLAWVKEHEPEIYSRIDKIMLPGDFLAMKLTGKAATTVSGLSEGILWDFSQETPADLVLDYFGFDHSILPEIVPTFGTQGTLSDEAAATLGLRAGTPVCYRSGDQPNNAFSLGITEPGEIAATGGTSGVVYGVTEAKKFDPRSRVNTFAHVNHHADNPRLGVLLCINGTGILNAWIKRLLGDVSYDEMNALAASAPIGSGGITILPFGNGAERVLCNRQIGASISGIDFNRHDRSHLCRAVLEGIVFSFMYGMEVMKESGIEIKSIRAGFANMFQSEVFCETLAGVSGATIELYETDGALGAARGAGVGSGVFESMEDAFADLEKRKEIDPSTGSYAEAYQVWKQQLDRAIGC; this is encoded by the coding sequence ATGAAGTACTTACTAGGATTTGACGTTGGCAGTTCCTCGGTCAAAGCATCGCTACTGGAAGTCGAATCAGGTAAATGTGCGGGAACTGCCTTCTATCCGAAAACGGAACAGAAAATCGATTCACCAGAGGTGGGATTCGCCGAGCAAGATCCTCAGCAGTGGTTTGATTGTGCGGTTTTGGCTTTGAAGGATGCGATGTCAGATGCGCATGCGGAACCCGACGATGTGGTGGCGATCGGTATTGCTTATCAGATGCACGGACTTGTTTGTGTCGATAAAGCTCAAAACGTTTTGCGGCCTGCGATCATTTGGTGCGATAGCCGCGCGGTTCCTTACGGAGAAGCCGCGTTCGAAGCGATTGGAAGCGAGCCGTGTTTGAGTCATCTGATGAACTCGCCCGGAAACTTCACGGCTGCTAAGTTGGCTTGGGTGAAAGAGCATGAGCCTGAGATCTATAGCCGCATCGACAAGATTATGCTGCCGGGTGATTTTTTGGCAATGAAATTGACGGGTAAAGCCGCGACCACTGTTTCGGGGTTGTCCGAAGGCATCCTCTGGGATTTTTCGCAAGAGACGCCGGCCGATTTGGTTCTTGATTACTTTGGATTTGACCACTCGATTCTGCCCGAGATCGTGCCCACCTTTGGGACGCAAGGCACTTTGTCGGACGAAGCGGCGGCTACGTTGGGACTGCGAGCAGGAACGCCCGTTTGTTATCGCAGTGGTGATCAACCCAACAACGCATTTTCGCTCGGCATTACCGAACCGGGTGAGATTGCCGCAACGGGCGGAACCTCGGGGGTTGTCTACGGCGTGACCGAAGCTAAGAAATTCGATCCAAGGTCGCGAGTCAATACGTTTGCTCACGTCAATCATCACGCCGACAATCCTCGCTTAGGTGTGCTGCTTTGCATCAACGGCACGGGGATTTTAAATGCATGGATCAAACGTTTGCTCGGTGATGTCTCGTATGATGAGATGAATGCATTAGCGGCGTCCGCACCGATTGGTTCGGGCGGGATCACCATTTTGCCATTTGGTAACGGAGCCGAGCGGGTGTTGTGCAATCGCCAAATTGGCGCTTCGATAAGTGGGATCGATTTTAATCGCCATGACCGAAGTCATCTATGCCGTGCCGTCCTTGAAGGCATTGTGTTTTCGTTTATGTATGGCATGGAAGTGATGAAAGAATCGGGCATCGAGATCAAGTCGATTCGAGCCGGGTTTGCAAACATGTTTCAAAGTGAGGTTTTTTGCGAAACGCTCGCTGGCGTTAGTGGTGCAACGATTGAACTGTACGAAACCGATGGTGCTCTCGGGGCTGCTCGCGGTGCGGGCGTAGGTTCAGGAGTCTTCGAATCAATGGAAGACGCATTTGCCGATTTGGAAAAACGTAAAGAAATCGATCCGTCCACTGGAAGCTACGCAGAAGCATACCAGGTTTGGAAGCAGCAATTGGATCGTGCAATTGGTTGTTGA
- a CDS encoding DUF1501 domain-containing protein, whose amino-acid sequence MTQYWQTPAGMTRRHFMSHLAGSSGAYAASLMMGGTIYAHADELKQKRRSAIMLWMGGGPATIDMWDLKPGAATGGPFRPISTTGDMQICEHLPLMAQQMKHMSVVRSMSTREADHARGRYYMHTGFVPNPNIEHPSYGSVIAHELIGQRPELEIPPFVSVGGASTGPGFLGMAWSPFSVSSNGRVRNLEMKMEDTRLMQRMAALSMIEDGFSKRTRDTPASEHAKVLQKTYDLMTSDQMKAFKVDEEPDDVKERYGTNGFGQGCLLARRLVEAGVPFIEVDLGGWDNHSGVHATLQDNKLPTLDKAMSALIEDLDQRGLLQDTVVMCMGEFGRTPNINAAAGRDHFARAWSCVVGGADIKPGIAVGATSRDGSAVETEPFTSEDLMTTVIKGLGISTEKTFTSKNGRPMKIAGGGKIITDLIG is encoded by the coding sequence ATGACTCAATACTGGCAAACTCCGGCTGGAATGACCCGACGACATTTTATGAGCCATCTTGCTGGCTCCTCGGGCGCTTATGCGGCCTCCTTAATGATGGGCGGGACCATCTACGCTCACGCGGATGAATTGAAACAGAAACGGCGATCGGCCATCATGTTGTGGATGGGCGGAGGACCAGCAACGATCGACATGTGGGACCTGAAGCCAGGTGCTGCGACGGGGGGCCCGTTTCGTCCTATTTCCACGACGGGAGATATGCAGATTTGCGAGCATTTGCCCTTGATGGCCCAGCAAATGAAGCACATGTCCGTCGTCCGCAGTATGTCGACACGGGAAGCCGATCACGCTCGCGGACGCTACTACATGCACACCGGTTTTGTGCCCAACCCAAATATCGAACACCCCAGTTACGGATCGGTGATCGCTCATGAATTGATCGGCCAACGACCTGAATTGGAAATCCCACCCTTCGTTTCCGTCGGAGGTGCCAGTACAGGACCGGGATTCTTGGGGATGGCTTGGTCACCTTTTTCAGTCAGCAGCAATGGTCGAGTTCGAAATCTTGAAATGAAGATGGAGGACACGCGGTTGATGCAGCGGATGGCGGCACTCAGTATGATCGAGGATGGGTTCTCAAAAAGGACTCGCGATACTCCCGCGTCGGAGCACGCCAAAGTGCTACAGAAGACCTATGATCTGATGACCAGCGATCAAATGAAGGCGTTCAAGGTTGACGAAGAACCGGATGATGTCAAAGAGCGTTACGGCACCAACGGGTTCGGCCAAGGATGCTTGCTCGCCCGTCGTTTGGTCGAAGCGGGAGTTCCCTTTATTGAAGTCGATTTAGGTGGATGGGACAATCATAGTGGCGTTCATGCAACGCTGCAGGACAACAAATTGCCAACGCTCGACAAAGCGATGAGTGCACTCATCGAAGATCTCGATCAACGTGGCTTACTGCAAGACACGGTGGTGATGTGTATGGGGGAATTCGGACGGACGCCAAACATCAATGCGGCCGCCGGACGTGATCACTTCGCCCGTGCTTGGTCCTGCGTCGTCGGTGGCGCAGACATCAAGCCCGGGATTGCGGTAGGGGCAACGAGCCGCGATGGTTCGGCGGTCGAGACCGAACCGTTTACCAGTGAAGACTTGATGACAACGGTTATTAAGGGGCTAGGCATTTCGACTGAGAAAACGTTCACCAGCAAGAATGGACGCCCGATGAAAATCGCAGGTGGCGGTAAAATCATCACCGATTTGATCGGCTGA